A single region of the Knoellia sp. p5-6-4 genome encodes:
- a CDS encoding DUF881 domain-containing protein yields MSDPTEPTQPTQPTQSTEAAEVPTPPGDEPRPQGSWRAMFRMARPRATRANLFAALLAIVLGFALATQVQQTQEQGLEQLREDELVRILDDVTQDAARLGNDARALELTRDRLASGADNSAEALRAAQGRVDTLGILSGSAPAEGPGIVLTIDDPAGKVTSALLLDALQELRDAGAEAVQIGSVRAVASTYFTDTPDGIEVSGVPVKSPYVITAIGGSATMASAMDIPGGVNESVRRLGAVSTVDQRDSVSITALHTLEEPQYARPVPGPAGR; encoded by the coding sequence ATGAGCGACCCGACCGAGCCCACCCAGCCCACCCAGCCCACTCAGTCCACCGAGGCCGCTGAGGTGCCGACACCGCCCGGCGACGAGCCCCGCCCGCAGGGCTCCTGGCGGGCCATGTTCCGGATGGCCCGCCCCCGAGCCACCCGGGCCAACCTCTTCGCCGCCCTGCTGGCCATCGTGCTGGGGTTCGCCCTGGCCACCCAGGTGCAGCAGACCCAGGAGCAGGGGCTGGAACAGCTGCGCGAGGACGAGCTCGTGCGCATCCTCGACGACGTCACGCAGGACGCGGCCCGGCTGGGCAACGACGCCCGGGCACTCGAGCTGACCCGCGACCGGCTGGCCAGCGGCGCGGACAACAGCGCCGAGGCACTCAGGGCGGCCCAGGGTCGGGTCGACACCCTCGGCATCCTCTCGGGCAGCGCCCCCGCCGAGGGTCCGGGCATCGTGCTCACCATCGACGACCCGGCGGGCAAGGTCACCAGCGCCCTGCTGCTCGACGCCCTCCAGGAGCTGCGCGACGCCGGCGCCGAGGCCGTGCAGATCGGCTCGGTCCGTGCTGTGGCCAGCACCTACTTCACGGACACCCCGGACGGCATCGAGGTCAGCGGCGTGCCCGTGAAGTCGCCCTACGTCATCACGGCGATCGGCGGCAGCGCCACCATGGCCTCCGCCATGGACATCCCCGGCGGGGTCAACGAGTCGGTACGGCGCCTCGGCGCGGTCTCGACAGTGGACCAGCGGGACTCGGTCTCCATCACCGCATTGCACACCCTCGAAGAGCCTCAGTACGCTCGCCCCGTCCCTGGCCCCGCAGGCCGCTGA